The following coding sequences are from one Leptospira mayottensis 200901116 window:
- a CDS encoding IS5 family transposase, whose protein sequence is MDKYYSEIPDALWEKIEPLIPKVRANLQGGRNRLPTRVVMAGIIYRMKTGCQWRAIPSNFGSGQTCHRRFQEWERAGVFKKVYKSILKYYDVKNKIAWDWASMDSAIVKAPKGGV, encoded by the coding sequence ATGGACAAATATTATTCAGAGATCCCCGATGCACTTTGGGAAAAAATAGAACCATTAATCCCAAAAGTTAGGGCAAATCTCCAAGGAGGTCGCAATCGATTACCTACAAGAGTGGTAATGGCGGGGATCATCTATCGAATGAAAACAGGCTGTCAGTGGCGGGCAATTCCGAGTAACTTCGGATCTGGTCAAACTTGTCACAGAAGATTCCAAGAATGGGAGCGAGCGGGAGTATTCAAAAAGGTTTATAAATCTATTTTAAAATATTATGATGTGAAGAATAAGATAGCATGGGACTGGGCCTCGATGGATTCCGCAATTGTTAAAGCTCCCAAAGGGGGAGTTTAA
- a CDS encoding IS5 family transposase produces the protein MLTDGNGIPLAITLSGANVHDKHNVKETLNSILIFSGRRKKKPKHLCLDKGYDFKDTEKLIRRRNIRPHIRRRGEKPLIGKYKGKPRRWVVERTNSWHNRFRAILIRWERKSENYMASLYLASTIIVFNFFNR, from the coding sequence ATTCTTACGGATGGAAATGGAATTCCATTGGCCATAACATTGAGTGGAGCCAATGTTCATGACAAGCATAACGTAAAAGAGACTTTAAATTCAATCCTGATTTTTTCCGGTAGAAGAAAAAAGAAACCAAAACATCTCTGTCTTGATAAAGGATATGACTTTAAAGATACGGAAAAATTAATTAGAAGAAGAAATATCCGGCCTCACATTCGAAGAAGAGGCGAGAAACCATTGATCGGTAAATATAAAGGAAAGCCTCGAAGATGGGTCGTTGAAAGAACTAACAGTTGGCACAATCGATTCAGGGCTATCCTTATCCGGTGGGAAAGAAAATCTGAAAATTATATGGCTTCTCTTTACCTCGCGAGCACTATTATTGTTTTCAATTTCTTTAATAGATAG
- a CDS encoding trifunctional serine/threonine-protein kinase/ATP-binding protein/SpoIIE family protein phosphatase has product MKFQLHGFKTLGLFSVNHQFLIYRSLDQRSGKRVLLKLLRQKDRTIKNIQKIYHDFRISNFVKGPRIQNSLELIRHEGSPILVIEDCDSIPLSRLFPNGVNSIEKFFEIAIGISLALKEIHEKKILHQALRPDNIWIQAKTGIIKITDFSSATFSDKETSISITPDLPVEILSYISPELTGRLSRILNLRTDFYSLGVILYQMITGILPFTSKNGNEILHAHLARKPIPVHIIRKELPIPISLVISKLLKKDPDQRYASIDGLIYDLKLCLQNFQKGEIDSTFIPGSRDIPELTFDSSVLHGRDKEKAVLESSFNKVLRGDTELVFITGDSGSGKSALAKFFLKSISERGGIIIQGKFDQYERSIPFGGLIHSLRDLVPILLSKQEKEIRKLKRLITQYIGDNGKILLDQLPELEFILGPQPELSELPPDENRNRFYYTFHNFIRALSEMSRPLVLYMDDLQWADPASLNLLETFFIHSKIKNFLCILSFRPEAVESPNSFSEILKSIETNKIQKSLITIDSLDKKSIYHLIQDLVPSSEEQTRSVTSILHKKTLGNPLAVIQLLRTCKKMNIFSYEFEFQLWNWDLEKVDSLSAADNVVDFLCDRIKELTPEIRELLGICSCLGERFTLEFISKLSFFDIPKLNQTLWEAVKEGLLIPFHNQNQSIFEKSLSSERTFGFSHDRVRQAAYSLLEESKRKEFHKQAGVTLLAIHGPEPKNRILFEITNHLNQALDQIEEETLRNNLITLNYKTGLQAKNFGSYESSLQYLNSALNSLNQEVCIKDLEFYSNLILETAETEYLLNNYERAISLLGLLENLSISNLQYIRANMIRVRLYSKMNKVEKAVLAGLCAMERCNIQIPSSRFKINLVLFKELLLSLILSKGKSDFELVHLKENSEPEYQALIDLFADLGPSAFTYNQNLFALLVLKIFNASLTKGVSRSSPIAYSGYGMIVNQIFKNLNQGIRYSKIAMDLNKRIPFNLVKWKVQYVYSAYLCHWKKHIIPDIKLLDEVHKGALQNGDILYAGFSLQAKIQKKIFASCPIEELLMHADFAEKYFRTARDDFAFMIAKSSHQLIKALAGKTSSPNSLNDSEFQMENFERKILQDKNYTALFYFYHDLTKLHYFSGQFSKALTYGQKGEDLIQNAFGLIPFAEFWFYYGLTILANFDELPFFNKIIYSKKLNLIFSYFTKWSKNCPENFRGLLELLHAERERVRKKISEAITGYEKAIKLFQETGFVSFQALSSEIAARFHYKTGNFSLGNHYIRLAINFYSEWGASAKVVDLKNRFAKRLNLSFSHETTQKKLNIQNTNLDQEIILKTYNVLSEEIVLDNLLKKLIQIAIETAGATRAIYFHLHNKNLTVYLTGQSGETEIIVENFPEIDETQYPISYLNYVFRTHRIISTRELDSSLIKDFTDQYIKEKKPQSMICIPLLHAGELKGILYLENQLVKGVFTENNIQTLKLIAGQAAILIENANLYAELETKVAKRTAELNNTINLLQKDLLYAQKIQDRILPKPEYTLGKIYILTKYVPMTQVGGDIYDYAEISPGKVRIFLADATGHGVQAALVTMLIKSEYESLKYLDLPPGEIISELNQEIIAKYKTLKSFFSCLVADVDVEQGILAYSAAGHPDQFYLSGNTITKLSRSGPIIGILENIKYNSQFLEISKGNKLFFFSDGMTEEFNPFREEFGDHRLSESILRQASKPVSEIVQFVFADLQSFLSGQKIQDDITFLSVEIL; this is encoded by the coding sequence ATGAAATTCCAGCTCCACGGTTTTAAGACGTTAGGACTTTTTTCCGTAAATCATCAATTTTTAATATATAGATCTCTGGATCAAAGATCGGGGAAACGCGTTCTTCTCAAACTCCTTCGTCAAAAAGACAGGACCATTAAGAACATTCAAAAAATCTATCACGATTTTAGAATTTCCAATTTTGTTAAAGGACCGAGAATTCAGAATTCCCTAGAATTAATACGACATGAGGGCAGTCCAATTCTCGTAATCGAAGACTGCGATTCAATTCCTCTTTCGAGATTGTTTCCTAACGGAGTGAATTCCATTGAGAAATTTTTTGAGATTGCCATAGGCATCTCCTTAGCACTCAAAGAAATTCACGAAAAAAAAATTCTCCATCAAGCACTCCGTCCAGACAACATTTGGATCCAAGCGAAAACGGGGATAATTAAAATTACAGATTTTTCATCCGCAACTTTCTCGGACAAAGAAACCTCAATTTCGATTACGCCGGATTTACCCGTCGAAATACTTTCCTACATCTCCCCAGAACTAACCGGAAGACTCTCTCGTATTCTGAATCTTCGCACGGATTTTTATTCCTTAGGAGTCATTTTATATCAGATGATTACTGGAATTCTTCCATTTACTTCCAAAAACGGAAATGAAATTTTACACGCCCATCTAGCAAGAAAGCCAATTCCAGTACACATAATTCGGAAAGAATTGCCTATTCCGATTTCACTCGTTATCTCTAAATTACTTAAAAAAGATCCGGATCAACGTTATGCATCCATTGATGGGTTGATATACGATTTAAAACTCTGTCTTCAAAATTTTCAAAAAGGAGAAATCGATTCGACGTTCATTCCTGGCTCCAGAGACATTCCGGAACTAACATTCGATTCTTCCGTTCTTCACGGAAGAGATAAGGAAAAAGCCGTTTTAGAATCTTCTTTTAACAAAGTACTCCGGGGAGATACGGAGCTTGTTTTTATCACAGGTGATTCTGGTTCCGGGAAATCGGCACTTGCAAAATTTTTTTTAAAGAGTATCTCCGAAAGAGGCGGAATTATCATCCAAGGTAAGTTCGATCAGTATGAAAGGTCGATTCCGTTCGGCGGACTTATACATTCCTTAAGGGACTTGGTTCCGATTTTACTTTCCAAACAAGAAAAAGAAATCAGGAAATTAAAAAGACTGATCACCCAGTACATAGGAGACAACGGAAAAATACTTTTGGATCAGCTTCCCGAATTGGAGTTTATTTTAGGTCCGCAACCGGAATTGTCCGAATTACCTCCAGATGAGAATCGAAACCGTTTCTACTATACTTTTCATAACTTTATCAGAGCCCTTTCCGAAATGAGCAGACCACTCGTCCTTTACATGGACGACTTACAATGGGCCGATCCGGCAAGTCTTAATCTCTTAGAAACTTTTTTTATCCATTCGAAAATTAAGAATTTCTTATGTATTCTCTCATTTAGACCAGAGGCGGTCGAATCTCCAAATTCGTTTTCCGAAATCCTAAAATCCATCGAAACTAATAAGATTCAGAAAAGTCTGATTACAATCGACTCGCTCGATAAAAAAAGCATTTATCACCTTATTCAGGATTTGGTTCCCAGCTCAGAAGAGCAAACTCGGTCCGTAACTTCCATCCTCCATAAGAAAACATTGGGCAACCCTTTAGCGGTCATTCAGCTCCTTAGAACCTGTAAAAAAATGAATATTTTCTCTTACGAATTCGAATTTCAACTCTGGAACTGGGATCTCGAAAAAGTCGATAGTCTATCCGCTGCGGATAATGTCGTCGATTTTCTCTGCGATAGAATTAAGGAACTTACTCCGGAAATTCGGGAACTGCTCGGAATCTGCTCTTGCCTGGGAGAACGATTCACTTTAGAATTCATTTCAAAATTAAGTTTTTTTGATATTCCAAAACTTAATCAAACTCTTTGGGAGGCGGTAAAAGAAGGACTTTTAATACCCTTTCATAATCAGAATCAATCTATTTTTGAAAAAAGCCTTTCTTCAGAAAGAACCTTCGGTTTTTCGCACGACAGAGTTCGACAAGCAGCTTACAGTCTTTTAGAAGAATCAAAGCGAAAAGAATTTCATAAACAAGCAGGAGTAACCCTGCTTGCCATTCACGGTCCAGAACCTAAAAATAGAATTCTTTTTGAAATCACGAATCACCTTAATCAGGCTCTTGATCAGATCGAAGAAGAAACTCTTCGTAATAATCTTATAACCCTAAACTACAAAACCGGTCTCCAAGCCAAAAACTTCGGTTCTTACGAAAGTTCCCTTCAATATCTGAACTCTGCATTGAATTCTTTGAATCAGGAAGTTTGTATCAAAGATTTGGAATTTTATTCCAATTTGATTTTGGAAACCGCAGAAACGGAATATCTTTTGAACAATTACGAAAGGGCAATATCACTTTTGGGATTATTAGAAAATTTAAGCATTTCGAATTTACAGTATATTCGCGCAAATATGATACGTGTTCGGCTTTATTCTAAAATGAACAAAGTCGAAAAAGCCGTTTTAGCCGGTCTATGCGCGATGGAACGTTGCAATATTCAAATCCCTTCCTCTCGATTTAAAATTAATTTGGTGCTTTTTAAGGAATTACTTCTCTCTTTGATTTTATCCAAAGGAAAATCTGATTTCGAACTAGTCCATCTAAAGGAAAATTCGGAACCGGAATACCAAGCTCTGATTGACCTTTTTGCAGATCTTGGTCCTTCCGCATTCACGTACAACCAGAATCTTTTTGCACTCTTAGTATTAAAAATATTTAATGCTTCTTTAACAAAAGGAGTTTCCAGAAGTAGCCCGATTGCATATAGCGGCTACGGAATGATCGTAAACCAAATATTTAAAAATCTGAATCAAGGAATACGTTATTCCAAAATTGCGATGGATCTAAACAAAAGGATTCCCTTCAACCTTGTAAAATGGAAAGTACAGTACGTTTATTCAGCTTATCTTTGCCATTGGAAGAAACATATCATTCCCGACATAAAACTGTTAGACGAAGTTCACAAAGGAGCGTTACAGAACGGAGACATTCTTTATGCGGGATTTAGCCTACAGGCAAAAATTCAGAAAAAAATCTTCGCTTCCTGCCCGATAGAAGAACTTTTAATGCATGCAGATTTCGCAGAGAAATACTTTAGAACTGCAAGAGACGATTTCGCGTTTATGATTGCAAAAAGTTCCCATCAGTTGATCAAAGCTCTCGCCGGAAAAACTTCGTCTCCTAATTCCTTGAACGATTCGGAATTTCAAATGGAAAATTTCGAAAGAAAAATCCTACAAGACAAAAATTATACCGCGCTTTTCTACTTTTATCACGATCTTACCAAACTTCATTATTTTTCGGGACAATTTTCAAAAGCTCTCACCTACGGCCAAAAAGGCGAAGATCTAATTCAGAATGCGTTCGGTTTAATTCCTTTTGCCGAATTCTGGTTTTATTACGGACTCACCATTTTGGCAAATTTCGACGAACTTCCATTTTTTAACAAGATTATATATTCAAAAAAACTAAATCTTATATTCTCTTATTTCACCAAGTGGAGCAAAAATTGCCCTGAAAACTTCAGGGGACTTCTCGAACTTTTACACGCGGAAAGAGAAAGAGTACGAAAAAAAATCTCCGAAGCGATCACAGGTTACGAAAAAGCAATCAAACTTTTTCAAGAAACGGGTTTTGTTTCATTTCAAGCCCTATCTAGCGAAATCGCCGCAAGATTTCATTATAAAACCGGGAACTTTTCCTTAGGAAACCATTACATACGACTCGCCATCAATTTTTATTCCGAATGGGGAGCTTCAGCCAAGGTCGTCGATCTGAAAAATCGTTTTGCAAAACGGCTTAATCTCTCTTTTTCCCATGAAACGACTCAAAAAAAGCTTAACATTCAAAATACGAATTTAGACCAGGAAATTATATTAAAAACGTATAATGTTCTTTCTGAAGAGATTGTTCTAGATAATCTTTTGAAAAAATTAATTCAAATCGCGATAGAGACCGCAGGTGCGACAAGAGCTATTTATTTCCATTTACACAACAAAAATTTAACGGTCTATCTCACAGGACAAAGTGGTGAAACGGAAATTATAGTGGAAAATTTTCCGGAAATCGACGAAACTCAATATCCGATTTCATATCTTAATTACGTTTTTAGAACGCATAGAATAATTTCTACTCGCGAATTGGATTCCTCTTTGATCAAAGATTTTACCGATCAGTACATCAAAGAAAAAAAACCTCAATCTATGATTTGTATTCCTCTGTTACACGCGGGAGAACTCAAAGGAATTCTCTATCTCGAAAATCAATTAGTCAAAGGGGTGTTCACCGAAAACAATATCCAAACCCTAAAGCTGATCGCCGGGCAAGCGGCAATCTTAATCGAAAATGCAAACCTCTACGCGGAACTCGAAACAAAAGTTGCAAAAAGAACAGCAGAACTCAATAATACAATCAATCTGCTTCAAAAAGACCTACTTTACGCACAAAAGATTCAAGATAGAATTCTACCTAAACCAGAATATACGTTAGGCAAAATATATATTCTCACGAAATACGTTCCCATGACTCAAGTCGGAGGTGATATCTACGACTACGCAGAAATTTCTCCCGGTAAGGTGAGAATCTTTTTAGCGGACGCTACCGGGCACGGAGTACAAGCCGCGTTAGTCACCATGCTGATTAAATCCGAATATGAAAGTTTGAAATATCTAGACCTACCTCCGGGCGAAATAATTTCAGAACTCAACCAAGAAATCATCGCGAAATACAAAACCCTCAAATCCTTTTTCAGTTGCCTCGTCGCCGACGTGGACGTCGAACAAGGAATACTTGCCTATTCCGCAGCGGGCCATCCAGATCAATTCTATCTTTCCGGAAACACGATCACAAAATTGTCCAGAAGCGGACCGATCATTGGTATTCTTGAAAATATAAAGTATAATTCCCAGTTTTTAGAGATATCCAAAGGGAATAAATTATTTTTCTTTTCAGACGGAATGACAGAGGAGTTCAATCCCTTTCGAGAAGAATTCGGAGATCATAGGCTTTCAGAATCTATACTCAGACAGGCCTCCAAGCCCGTTTCAGAAATTGTACAATTCGTATTCGCAGATCTTCAATCCTTTCTTTCGGGTCAAAAAATTCAAGACGATATCACATTCTTATCCGTGGAAATATTATAA